The Acidobacteriota bacterium genome has a segment encoding these proteins:
- a CDS encoding helix-turn-helix transcriptional regulator, translated as MKASRKEGREGASSAAQVERFLPLKPVDFMVLMALLDEPRHGYGIVKDIERQSEGQVSLMPGNLYAVLRRLMADGLLQESPRQPAEDEDQRRRYYGLTETGRAVAAAEASRMRRLVSSAEKAKLIGEA; from the coding sequence ATGAAAGCAAGCAGAAAAGAAGGTCGGGAAGGCGCTTCCTCCGCTGCCCAGGTTGAGCGTTTTCTGCCACTCAAACCCGTCGACTTCATGGTTCTGATGGCCCTGCTCGATGAGCCTCGCCACGGATACGGCATCGTCAAGGACATCGAAAGGCAATCCGAGGGGCAGGTCAGCCTGATGCCGGGGAATCTTTACGCCGTGTTGCGCCGCCTGATGGCGGACGGGTTGCTGCAGGAATCGCCGCGGCAACCCGCCGAGGACGAGGATCAGAGAAGGCGTTACTACGGCCTGACCGAGACCGGACGGGCGGTGGCGGCGGCCGAGGCCTCGCGCATGCGCCGCCTGGTTTCCAGCGCCGAGAAGGCCAAGCTGATCGGGGAGGCCTAG
- a CDS encoding tetratricopeptide repeat protein, whose protein sequence is MFLARVLLISLLAPPLSGGQEPSPASQRDLGEIDFPVSGSPMARQHFIRGVLWLHSFEYPEARESFQKAQEADPDMAMAYWGEAMTWNHPLWNRENREQARQALQKLGADGQERLAKAPTEREKDYLRAVEILFSEKEKTVRDQEYAEFMGRMRERYPEDLEAASFYALALLGTCHQGRHIPTYMRAAAVAEEVFLKNPRHPGALHYLIHSYDDPVHAPLGLRQARLYADIAPSAAHALHMPSHIFLALGMWDDTEASNIDSYRAGEQRRQKRDLPLSERNYHALYWLHYSLLQQGRYGEAMSKLRLVEEDASKDEAAHIRRHQALMRAAQMVESRRFDEAPPAAGTQGLNPSSLAAQFFADGWAALRDGRLQRAQQIVQEMNERRRQAEAGQRGDTAGYTRVGPPPTQEAQVMALQLQGLLALAREEASQGLDLLHEAAAREAELPAGFGPPVPVKPSHELLGEVLLERGRAAQAVEAFQQSLQRHPNRALSLLGLMRAASAAGDGEAAEKARRRLAEVWKDADDEVRPSQLTSGVG, encoded by the coding sequence ATGTTTCTTGCCCGGGTATTGCTCATCTCTCTGCTGGCGCCGCCGCTTTCGGGCGGGCAGGAGCCCTCGCCCGCTTCTCAGCGGGACTTGGGGGAAATCGACTTTCCCGTATCGGGGTCGCCCATGGCCCGCCAGCACTTCATCCGGGGCGTCCTCTGGCTGCACAGTTTCGAGTATCCCGAGGCCCGCGAGTCTTTCCAGAAGGCTCAAGAGGCCGATCCCGACATGGCTATGGCCTATTGGGGCGAGGCCATGACCTGGAATCATCCCCTTTGGAACCGGGAAAACCGCGAGCAGGCCCGCCAGGCCCTGCAAAAGCTGGGCGCCGACGGCCAAGAACGGCTGGCCAAGGCTCCCACCGAGCGCGAGAAAGACTATTTGAGGGCGGTGGAGATTCTCTTCAGCGAGAAGGAAAAGACCGTCCGCGACCAGGAATACGCCGAGTTCATGGGGCGCATGAGAGAGCGCTATCCGGAGGACCTCGAGGCGGCCAGCTTTTACGCCTTGGCTCTCTTGGGAACTTGTCACCAGGGACGGCATATCCCCACCTACATGCGGGCGGCCGCTGTGGCCGAAGAAGTCTTCCTGAAGAATCCCCGTCATCCCGGCGCCTTGCACTACCTCATCCATTCCTACGACGATCCGGTGCACGCGCCCTTGGGGCTGCGTCAGGCGCGTCTCTATGCCGACATCGCACCTTCCGCCGCCCACGCCCTGCACATGCCTTCCCACATATTTCTGGCGCTGGGCATGTGGGATGACACCGAGGCCTCCAACATCGATTCCTATCGGGCGGGAGAGCAACGCCGCCAGAAGCGAGATCTTCCCCTATCCGAACGCAACTATCACGCACTTTACTGGCTGCACTACTCCCTGCTGCAGCAGGGCCGCTATGGTGAAGCCATGTCCAAGCTGCGTCTGGTCGAGGAGGACGCCTCCAAGGACGAGGCCGCCCATATCCGACGCCACCAGGCCCTGATGCGGGCGGCCCAGATGGTGGAATCGCGCCGTTTCGACGAGGCGCCTCCGGCGGCGGGGACGCAGGGGCTGAATCCTTCTTCGCTGGCGGCCCAGTTCTTCGCCGACGGGTGGGCGGCGCTGCGAGACGGACGTTTGCAGCGGGCTCAGCAGATCGTGCAGGAGATGAACGAACGCCGCCGTCAGGCCGAAGCCGGCCAAAGGGGCGATACGGCCGGTTATACCAGGGTGGGTCCGCCCCCCACGCAGGAAGCACAGGTGATGGCCCTTCAGTTGCAGGGGTTGCTGGCACTGGCCCGCGAGGAAGCTTCGCAGGGACTGGACTTGCTGCACGAGGCAGCGGCCCGGGAGGCGGAGCTCCCGGCTGGATTCGGACCGCCTGTCCCCGTCAAGCCCTCTCATGAGTTGCTGGGCGAAGTGCTGCTCGAGAGGGGCCGGGCGGCCCAGGCCGTGGAGGCCTTCCAACAGTCCCTGCAACGCCATCCCAACCGGGCTCTGTCGTTGCTGGGCCTGATGCGGGCGGCCTCGGCGGCAGGAGATGGGGAAGCCGCCGAGAAGGCGCGCCGCCGTCTGGCAGAGGTGTGGAAAGATGCCGACGACGAAGTCCGGCCCAGCCAGCTCACCTCTGGTGTCGGCTAG
- a CDS encoding PAS domain S-box protein → MSPTSVDAAELDVLLEEARGRIEKLESADSRNLCRLELEGRRDLLQAVVDSFPAALFWKDRHSVYLGGNRKFCRDAGVESPLQLVGKTDYDMVWRRRQADFYRECDQRVMSSQRPRKGIKEPLLRADGSEVMIETDKFPLRDSRGSVIGLLGTYRVITRPEEAEEAQQESEFNFRDLVENVNDIIFSLGLDGRILYISPVSEQITEYHPSEVMGKHFHHFVHEEDLKSLEESFARTLSGDLNPMEFRIVTKGGSVRWMRSSSRPVRRRGEVVGVRGVMVDITERRALEQQLRQAQKMEAIGQLAGGVAHDFNNLLTTILGHCDLMSYQMQAGSPLLGNLSEVRKSAIRASSLTQQLLAFGRKQMLSLVNLDLNQVVRGTEGMLRRLIGEDIELRSRMAPSLWKVKGDQTQIEQVIVNLVVNARDAMPEGGTLTIETANEKLRRPRVLPQFTVPAGEWVFLAVRDTGTGIDPETEPHIFEPFFTTKEVGKGTGLGLATVYGIVKQCGGYVVVDSRLGRGTAFEIYLPPSQASAGEAGAPPPEAEKPRPSGSETVLVVEDDAGVRMLMCQILRDSGYAVIEAKHPGEALLMSEQFDDPIDLMVTDVVMPHMNGPQLAARLRPQRPGMRVLYVSGYAGETAALRGIADGDFLQKPYKPNDFARKVRQMLDD, encoded by the coding sequence ATGAGTCCGACATCCGTCGATGCCGCTGAACTGGACGTCCTGCTCGAGGAGGCCCGTGGGCGCATCGAAAAGCTGGAATCGGCCGACAGCCGCAACCTCTGCCGGCTCGAGCTGGAAGGTCGGCGTGATCTCCTGCAGGCTGTCGTCGACAGTTTCCCCGCCGCTCTCTTTTGGAAGGACCGCCACAGCGTTTATCTGGGCGGCAACCGCAAGTTCTGCCGCGATGCCGGCGTCGAATCCCCTCTGCAACTCGTGGGCAAGACCGACTACGACATGGTGTGGCGCCGCCGCCAGGCCGACTTTTACCGCGAGTGTGACCAGCGGGTGATGTCCTCGCAGCGTCCCCGGAAGGGGATCAAGGAGCCGCTGCTGCGGGCCGACGGCAGCGAAGTGATGATCGAAACCGACAAGTTTCCTCTTCGCGACAGCCGGGGGAGCGTTATCGGTCTGCTGGGGACCTACCGTGTGATCACCCGTCCCGAGGAGGCCGAGGAGGCGCAGCAGGAGTCCGAGTTCAATTTTCGCGACCTGGTCGAGAACGTCAACGACATCATCTTCTCGCTGGGGCTGGATGGTCGGATTCTCTACATTTCGCCGGTCAGCGAGCAGATCACCGAGTACCATCCATCCGAGGTCATGGGCAAGCACTTCCACCATTTCGTCCATGAAGAGGATTTGAAAAGCCTGGAAGAGAGCTTCGCCCGCACCTTGAGCGGCGATTTGAATCCGATGGAATTCCGCATCGTGACCAAGGGCGGCTCCGTCCGCTGGATGCGCAGTTCCAGCCGTCCCGTGCGGCGGCGGGGCGAGGTGGTGGGCGTCCGGGGCGTCATGGTCGACATTACCGAGCGCCGGGCCCTGGAGCAGCAACTGCGCCAGGCCCAGAAGATGGAAGCCATCGGGCAACTGGCCGGGGGCGTGGCCCACGACTTCAACAACCTGCTTACCACCATCCTGGGGCACTGCGACCTGATGTCCTACCAGATGCAAGCCGGCAGTCCCCTGCTGGGCAATCTCTCCGAGGTCCGCAAGTCGGCCATCCGGGCCTCCTCCCTGACTCAGCAGTTGCTGGCCTTCGGGCGAAAGCAGATGCTCAGCCTGGTCAACCTCGACTTGAACCAGGTGGTCCGGGGCACCGAGGGAATGCTGCGCCGACTGATCGGGGAAGACATCGAACTGCGCAGCCGTATGGCGCCGTCTTTGTGGAAGGTCAAAGGCGACCAGACTCAGATCGAGCAGGTCATCGTCAACCTGGTGGTCAATGCCCGCGACGCCATGCCCGAGGGCGGGACGCTGACGATCGAAACCGCCAACGAGAAACTGCGCCGTCCCCGTGTGCTGCCTCAGTTCACCGTACCGGCGGGCGAGTGGGTTTTCTTGGCCGTACGGGATACCGGCACCGGCATCGATCCCGAGACCGAACCTCATATCTTCGAGCCCTTCTTCACCACCAAGGAGGTGGGCAAGGGAACCGGGTTGGGGCTGGCCACGGTTTACGGAATCGTCAAGCAGTGCGGAGGCTATGTGGTGGTCGACAGCCGTCTGGGACGTGGAACGGCCTTCGAAATCTACCTGCCTCCCAGCCAGGCCTCCGCGGGCGAGGCGGGAGCGCCGCCCCCCGAGGCAGAGAAGCCGCGTCCCAGCGGTTCAGAGACTGTTCTGGTGGTGGAAGACGACGCCGGGGTGCGAATGCTGATGTGCCAGATCTTGCGCGACAGCGGCTACGCCGTCATCGAAGCCAAGCATCCTGGAGAAGCCCTGCTCATGAGCGAGCAGTTCGACGATCCTATCGACCTGATGGTGACCGACGTGGTCATGCCTCACATGAACGGCCCTCAACTGGCCGCCCGCCTGCGTCCCCAGCGTCCCGGCATGCGCGTCCTCTACGTTTCGGGATATGCCGGCGAGACGGCCGCCCTGCGCGGAATCGCCGACGGCGACTTTCTGCAGAAGCCTTACAAACCCAACGACTTCGCCCGCAAAGTCCGCCAAATGCTCGACGATTAA
- a CDS encoding ABC transporter permease, whose protein sequence is MEPARRASFRLMMWLCRRLGLLYPQEVRRSCGPQMEHLLEDLAREAYRGGPAARLRFWTRALSDLLLRGADARLKQIRRSLARGVLSSAVQGRGGIIVGTLRQDLSFAWRSLRRNPLFTIVAVLTLALAIGANSAIFSLVNGVLLQPLPYPDPDRIVTLWSTWRGQPKGQLSMAEFLDFRDQVESLEHVSIWSSGSVNLTGQGEPERVRATLITPSLQQVLSIRPHLGSLLPADAGRVVSTGQAQDTDHYLALMGHALWMNRFGGDPALVGETLQIDGVPAQIVGILPPGFRLPTDIVAGRSTDLILPLTVKESYDRSIRGWHQYAAAALIKDGFSLQQADAEVRQRARRFTEQGLYPEEGLYGAFLTPLKEEVVGPSRDALWVLLAAVGFLLLIACANVAGLQMARSDLRRLEMDLRSALGAGRGRLMMQLLTENVLLALLGGAAGLFLAMGLVELLVTLGPASVPRLQEAALDWRVALFTLLVSFFTGLLFGIAPALRWSRSSHCYGLGGQRVSTAGAPRQRLRSAVVVAEVALCVVLVISAGLTVRSLYKLSQVDPGFDPDNLLVFFLGLPEAAYPDEQAVEDFHRRLLEQIRALPSVRHAASFRGLPLTGSIGDWDFEIEGRPLVEGNEPVGDWQVVTPDYFATMGMRLLKGRAFSQADRRGAQHVVVVNQALAETYFPDSDPLGQRISQNTRGQDKDWATIVGVVENVRQVSFARPPNSTFYRPMEQFHEATGLIRHAMWVGVRGSGDAAALVPSVRQALAQVDPQLPLSAAAPFSQIASRSLSAQRFVTLLLALFALSALGLACVGIYGVLAYSVNRRRREIGIRMALGADARRLLTMVLGSGLRLSLIGLLAGVLLTLSAGGVLQAVLFGVTVSDPLTYAAIVLILLASAMAASYLPARRAVRVDPIAALRSD, encoded by the coding sequence ATGGAACCGGCCAGGCGGGCCTCGTTCCGCCTCATGATGTGGCTGTGCCGCCGCCTGGGCCTCCTCTACCCGCAGGAAGTGCGGCGTAGTTGCGGGCCTCAGATGGAGCATCTGCTGGAAGACCTGGCCCGTGAAGCTTACCGCGGCGGACCAGCCGCCCGTCTTCGCTTCTGGACGCGGGCGCTCTCCGATTTGCTGCTGCGGGGCGCGGACGCCCGCCTCAAACAGATCCGCCGATCCCTCGCCAGGGGAGTCCTCAGCTCGGCTGTACAGGGCCGGGGAGGCATCATCGTGGGTACCTTGAGACAAGACCTTTCCTTTGCCTGGCGTTCTCTGCGCCGCAATCCCCTCTTCACCATCGTGGCCGTCCTCACCCTGGCCCTGGCCATCGGCGCCAACAGCGCCATTTTCAGCCTGGTCAACGGAGTACTGCTGCAGCCGCTTCCCTACCCCGACCCCGACCGCATCGTGACCCTGTGGAGCACCTGGCGCGGACAGCCCAAGGGCCAACTGTCGATGGCCGAGTTCCTCGACTTCCGGGACCAGGTGGAGAGCCTCGAGCACGTCTCCATCTGGTCAAGCGGCAGCGTCAACCTGACCGGCCAGGGAGAGCCCGAGCGCGTCCGGGCGACCCTCATTACGCCTTCCTTGCAGCAGGTGCTTTCCATCCGCCCTCACCTGGGCTCCCTGCTTCCGGCGGACGCGGGAAGGGTCGTTTCCACAGGCCAGGCACAGGACACCGACCATTACTTGGCGCTGATGGGACACGCCTTGTGGATGAACCGTTTCGGAGGAGACCCGGCCCTGGTCGGGGAGACCCTGCAGATCGACGGCGTGCCGGCCCAGATCGTGGGAATCCTGCCGCCTGGATTCCGCCTGCCTACCGACATCGTGGCGGGCCGCAGCACCGACCTGATCCTGCCCCTGACGGTGAAGGAGTCTTACGACCGCAGCATAAGGGGGTGGCACCAGTACGCGGCCGCCGCCCTGATCAAGGACGGATTCAGCCTGCAACAGGCCGACGCCGAGGTGAGGCAAAGGGCGCGCCGCTTTACCGAGCAGGGACTCTATCCCGAGGAGGGGCTCTACGGAGCTTTCCTGACTCCTCTCAAGGAGGAGGTGGTGGGTCCCTCGCGGGACGCGCTCTGGGTGCTGCTGGCCGCCGTCGGATTCCTTCTGCTGATCGCCTGCGCCAACGTAGCCGGCTTGCAGATGGCGCGCTCCGACCTGCGGCGCCTGGAAATGGACCTGCGCAGCGCCCTGGGAGCGGGACGCGGACGGCTCATGATGCAATTGCTGACCGAGAACGTGCTGCTGGCGCTGCTGGGCGGAGCGGCAGGACTGTTTCTGGCCATGGGACTGGTGGAGTTGCTGGTGACTCTGGGACCGGCCAGCGTCCCCCGCCTGCAGGAAGCGGCGCTGGACTGGCGGGTGGCCCTCTTCACCTTGCTGGTGAGCTTCTTCACCGGGCTCCTCTTCGGCATCGCTCCCGCACTGCGCTGGAGCCGCTCCAGCCATTGCTACGGACTGGGAGGCCAGCGCGTCTCCACCGCCGGCGCCCCGCGGCAGCGCCTGCGCTCGGCGGTGGTGGTGGCCGAGGTGGCCCTGTGCGTGGTGCTGGTGATCAGCGCCGGACTCACAGTGCGTTCGCTCTACAAGCTGAGCCAGGTCGACCCGGGATTCGACCCCGACAACCTGCTGGTCTTCTTCCTGGGACTTCCTGAAGCCGCCTATCCCGACGAGCAGGCGGTGGAGGATTTCCACCGCCGCCTGCTGGAGCAAATCCGCGCCCTGCCGTCGGTGCGCCACGCGGCCTCTTTCCGCGGGCTTCCTCTGACGGGTTCGATCGGAGACTGGGACTTCGAGATCGAGGGCCGACCCTTGGTGGAGGGCAACGAGCCGGTAGGCGACTGGCAGGTCGTCACTCCCGATTACTTCGCCACCATGGGCATGCGCCTGCTCAAGGGACGGGCCTTCAGCCAGGCCGACCGACGGGGCGCCCAACACGTGGTCGTGGTCAATCAGGCCCTGGCTGAAACCTACTTCCCCGACAGCGACCCCCTGGGCCAGCGCATCTCCCAGAACACGCGCGGCCAGGACAAAGACTGGGCCACGATCGTGGGGGTGGTGGAAAACGTCCGTCAGGTGAGCTTCGCTCGCCCTCCCAACAGCACCTTCTACCGGCCCATGGAGCAGTTTCATGAAGCCACCGGACTGATCCGACACGCCATGTGGGTGGGGGTCCGCGGCTCAGGCGATGCCGCCGCATTGGTGCCGTCGGTGCGCCAGGCCCTGGCTCAAGTCGATCCCCAGCTCCCCCTCTCGGCCGCAGCGCCCTTCAGCCAGATCGCCAGCCGCTCTCTCTCGGCTCAACGCTTCGTGACCCTGCTGCTGGCCCTCTTCGCCCTCTCGGCCCTGGGCCTGGCCTGCGTGGGCATTTACGGCGTGCTGGCCTACTCGGTCAACCGGCGCCGGCGCGAGATCGGCATCCGCATGGCCCTGGGAGCCGATGCCCGGCGCCTGCTCACCATGGTGCTGGGAAGCGGCCTGCGCTTGAGCCTGATCGGCTTGCTGGCCGGGGTGCTGCTGACCTTGTCGGCCGGGGGAGTTCTGCAAGCCGTGCTCTTCGGGGTGACGGTGAGCGACCCGCTGACCTACGCCGCCATCGTGCTCATCCTGCTGGCTTCCGCCATGGCCGCCAGCTATCTTCCGGCGCGCCGTGCCGTGCGCGTCGATCCCATCGCGGCTTTGCGTTCGGATTGA